From one Streptomyces sp. NBC_01478 genomic stretch:
- a CDS encoding helix-turn-helix domain-containing protein, producing MTVRKRQSRPREIADIGFAPAVGTPAGIEVISLADLRERAAVHMSEERLQAPQRPAFHLLITLSSGSLWHTVDFTGYALEPGSWLWVRPGQVQQWGDLDDAEGTLVLFEGDFLDTATVAAAQIDDPYAPALQVPGPEDRHALEMAVDHLALEFQALRGISLEAHVAVLRHLLAVLVLRLSQRTAPVGSPAPDPGETFLHFRDAVERDFTRTRRLEDYAQALGYSPRTLSRAALTGAGVGAKEFIDRRVVLEAKRLLAHGNQSAARVAAQLGFTSATNFSKYFHQRTGQSPIAFRATVRGRSSEDGGSEAPDARRPGH from the coding sequence GTGACGGTGAGAAAACGACAGAGCAGACCGCGCGAGATCGCGGACATCGGCTTCGCTCCCGCTGTCGGCACGCCTGCCGGCATCGAAGTCATCTCTCTGGCCGACCTGCGGGAGCGGGCCGCCGTCCACATGAGCGAAGAACGGTTGCAGGCACCGCAGCGACCCGCGTTCCACCTCCTGATCACCCTCTCCAGCGGCTCGTTGTGGCACACGGTGGATTTCACCGGCTACGCCCTTGAGCCGGGCTCCTGGCTCTGGGTCCGGCCCGGTCAGGTACAGCAGTGGGGTGATCTGGACGACGCCGAGGGCACTCTGGTCCTCTTCGAGGGCGACTTCCTAGATACGGCTACCGTGGCCGCAGCGCAGATAGACGATCCGTACGCCCCCGCACTCCAGGTTCCCGGTCCCGAGGACCGTCACGCGCTGGAGATGGCCGTGGACCATCTCGCGCTGGAGTTCCAGGCGTTGCGCGGCATCTCCCTGGAAGCGCACGTGGCGGTGTTGCGCCACCTGCTGGCAGTCCTCGTGCTGCGCCTTTCGCAGCGCACCGCGCCCGTCGGCAGCCCGGCACCGGACCCAGGGGAGACATTCCTGCATTTCCGTGACGCGGTCGAACGCGACTTCACCCGCACCCGCCGCCTGGAGGACTACGCCCAAGCCCTGGGCTACTCACCCCGCACTCTCTCCAGGGCCGCGCTGACCGGAGCAGGAGTGGGGGCGAAGGAGTTCATCGACCGGCGGGTCGTCCTGGAGGCCAAGCGCCTCCTGGCACACGGCAATCAATCAGCCGCCCGTGTCGCGGCGCAACTGGGCTTCACCAGCGCGACCAACTTCAGCAAGTACTTTCACCAGCGCACCGGCCAGTCTCCCATCGCCTTCCGTGCGACCGTCCGCGGCCGCTCCTCGGAGGACGGCGGGAGCGAAGCGCCCGACGCCAGGCGACCTGGGCACTGA
- a CDS encoding MBL fold metallo-hydrolase: MSSLTYSVHTAGDTGLNKSSVLITGEREALLVDGQFTLAEQHRVLADVIDSGKELTTVVVTTADPDYYFGLEVIRQAFPDARIVATATTVERIKSSWQGKLKTWAHLGKNMPTEVIVPEVLEGDRVSIEGHDFELRGGHPDLVWRTEYLWQPEDRAVVGGVLLFAGLHVWTADTPTSRERRAWDETLAEMERLAPRFVVAGHRSADSASDASVIGFTRTYLAEFEEELAKHSNDSEALKSAMLQRHPDLGLAVALDLGAKVNTGEMNWG; the protein is encoded by the coding sequence ATGTCCAGCCTGACGTATTCCGTTCACACGGCCGGCGACACCGGCCTGAACAAGTCCTCCGTCCTGATCACAGGCGAGCGCGAAGCACTCCTGGTCGACGGCCAGTTCACGCTCGCCGAACAGCACCGGGTCCTGGCGGACGTCATCGACAGCGGCAAGGAGCTGACCACCGTCGTGGTCACCACCGCCGACCCTGACTACTACTTCGGCCTGGAAGTGATCCGACAGGCGTTCCCCGACGCCAGGATCGTCGCCACCGCCACCACCGTGGAGCGGATCAAGAGCAGCTGGCAGGGCAAGCTCAAGACCTGGGCACACCTGGGCAAGAACATGCCCACCGAGGTGATCGTCCCGGAGGTGCTGGAAGGAGACCGCGTCAGCATCGAGGGCCACGACTTCGAGCTGCGCGGCGGCCACCCCGACCTGGTCTGGCGCACCGAGTACCTGTGGCAGCCCGAGGACCGCGCGGTGGTGGGCGGGGTCCTGCTCTTCGCCGGTCTGCATGTGTGGACCGCCGACACCCCTACGTCGCGTGAGCGGCGCGCCTGGGACGAGACGCTCGCCGAGATGGAGCGGCTCGCCCCGCGGTTCGTGGTCGCCGGCCACCGTTCCGCCGACTCCGCCAGCGATGCTTCGGTGATCGGCTTTACGCGCACCTACCTTGCCGAGTTCGAGGAGGAGCTGGCCAAGCACAGCAACGACTCCGAGGCTCTGAAGTCCGCGATGCTCCAGCGTCACCCAGACCTGGGACTGGCGGTGGCTCTGGATCTGGGTGCCAAGGTCAACACCGGCGAGATGAACTGGGGCTGA
- a CDS encoding DsbA family protein, giving the protein MSSVERIRLTYAFDAYCGWCYGFGPALHEFAAANADRLELRVLSGGLFTGSRALPVSAYPHIPGANERVTQLTGVTFGDGYRAALADGNVVMDSADAAVGLVALRSQPGVNALDAAAAMQRAWYVDGRSLSDSEVYRDLAAELSLDAEAVAAVFASPAARAEAEADFLEVRRLGVDAYPTLLLHTAHGTDRLGGPVASADALTHALDQHVAATAAA; this is encoded by the coding sequence ATGAGTTCTGTGGAGCGCATTCGGCTGACCTACGCCTTCGACGCCTACTGCGGCTGGTGCTACGGCTTCGGGCCCGCCTTGCATGAGTTCGCCGCCGCCAACGCGGACCGGCTTGAGCTGCGCGTGCTGTCCGGCGGTCTGTTCACCGGCTCGCGCGCACTTCCGGTGTCGGCCTACCCGCACATCCCCGGCGCCAACGAGCGCGTCACCCAACTGACCGGTGTCACTTTCGGCGACGGGTACCGGGCCGCGCTGGCGGACGGAAACGTGGTGATGGACTCCGCCGATGCCGCCGTCGGCCTGGTCGCGCTGCGCAGCCAGCCAGGCGTGAACGCCCTGGACGCGGCGGCCGCGATGCAGCGTGCCTGGTACGTCGACGGCCGCAGTCTGTCCGACAGCGAGGTCTACCGGGACCTCGCCGCCGAGCTGAGTCTGGACGCCGAGGCGGTGGCGGCCGTGTTCGCTTCGCCCGCCGCCCGTGCCGAGGCCGAGGCCGACTTCCTCGAGGTGCGCCGTCTGGGCGTCGATGCCTACCCAACGCTGCTGCTGCACACCGCCCACGGCACCGACCGTCTGGGCGGCCCGGTCGCCTCGGCCGACGCACTCACCCACGCCCTGGACCAGCACGTGGCCGCCACCGCGGCCGCCTGA
- a CDS encoding MarR family winged helix-turn-helix transcriptional regulator has product MTLEPSDPEHLHFWSFIDYAVERVSRELPGIEPLAMRLVFTLHRAANMVVYDLESTVHRPRGWSWPGFRVLFAIWLSAPVEARKVAELSGMSRAAVSALVNTLERDGLVRKERAAYDGRAVELSLTDSGQEAITSAFLAHNKREQEWAGALSEDETRTLIELLGKLTTHSVDFDARHRA; this is encoded by the coding sequence ATGACCCTGGAACCGTCCGACCCCGAGCATCTGCACTTCTGGTCGTTCATCGACTACGCCGTCGAGCGGGTCTCCCGGGAACTGCCCGGCATCGAGCCGCTCGCCATGCGGCTGGTGTTCACGCTCCACCGGGCGGCCAACATGGTGGTCTACGACCTCGAATCCACCGTGCACCGGCCGCGCGGCTGGTCGTGGCCCGGGTTCCGTGTGCTGTTCGCGATCTGGCTGTCCGCCCCGGTCGAGGCGAGGAAGGTCGCGGAGTTGTCCGGCATGAGCCGGGCGGCCGTGTCGGCGCTGGTGAACACGCTGGAGCGTGACGGCCTGGTGCGCAAGGAGCGCGCGGCCTACGACGGACGCGCCGTGGAACTCTCGCTCACCGACTCCGGCCAGGAAGCGATCACCTCCGCGTTCCTCGCCCACAACAAGCGGGAGCAGGAGTGGGCGGGCGCCCTCAGCGAGGACGAGACCCGCACGCTGATCGAGCTCCTGGGCAAGCTGACCACCCACTCCGTCGACTTCGACGCCAGGCATCGGGCCTGA
- a CDS encoding flavin reductase family protein, whose translation MSRFATGVTVVTYDGEDGPRGATMNSFTSVSADPPLVLLSVARRARCHDPLLRQPFCVNVLGAEQERLARLFAGAQGLGKPGWVAGARVPRLANPLAWIECDPWRAYDGGDHTLVVGHVTDLGHRDGDALTYTWSRFGTAAESSDGIEHLI comes from the coding sequence ATGTCCCGATTCGCCACGGGCGTCACCGTCGTCACCTACGACGGCGAGGACGGCCCTCGGGGAGCCACCATGAACTCCTTCACATCCGTGTCGGCCGACCCTCCACTGGTGCTGCTCAGCGTCGCCCGCCGGGCCCGCTGCCATGACCCGCTCCTGCGTCAGCCGTTCTGCGTCAACGTCCTCGGCGCCGAACAGGAGCGACTGGCCCGCCTGTTCGCCGGGGCTCAAGGCTTGGGCAAACCCGGCTGGGTCGCCGGCGCCCGGGTGCCACGGCTGGCCAATCCCCTCGCCTGGATCGAGTGCGACCCCTGGCGCGCGTACGACGGCGGCGACCACACCCTCGTCGTCGGTCATGTCACCGACCTGGGCCACCGCGACGGTGACGCCCTCACCTACACCTGGAGCCGCTTCGGCACGGCCGCCGAGTCGTCCGACGGCATCGAACACCTCATCTGA
- the hpaB gene encoding 4-hydroxyphenylacetate 3-monooxygenase, oxygenase component — protein sequence MAARTGKEYLERLSASRPTVHIQGETITGGVQDHPAFRNVVRTYAELYDLQHSAEHKDTLTYTSPTSGEPVGTSFLTPKTPEDLVKRRKAFKVWADYSNGMLGRTGDYMNSSLMALASAADWFAQANPAFGENIRRYYEKVREEDLLCTHTLIPPQVNRAMAGTQQAGGKLAARIVKEDDNGVVIRGARMLATIAPFADEMLVFPSTVLRGTPEDKPYSYAFAIPNDTPGLRYIAREPLDYDRPRHDHPLSSRFEESDCVVVFDDVHVPFERCFALGDAELCNGFYSQTSSVVHMTHQVVTRTSAKTEYILGLVSLLTEAIGIEQFQHVQEDIAEIITTLEMLRAFLRAAEADAEINEYGVLTPAFAPLNAARNLYPKLYQRFPQILRKLGASGLMATPTELDINGPAAADIEAYLQSATLTGPERVKLFRLVWDTCISAFSSRQALYEYYFFGDPVRMAGAYVKSYDREPYKARVQEFLERS from the coding sequence ATGGCCGCACGTACCGGCAAGGAATACCTCGAGCGACTGTCCGCCTCCCGTCCCACGGTGCACATCCAGGGCGAGACCATCACCGGCGGTGTCCAGGACCACCCGGCCTTCCGCAATGTGGTGCGCACCTACGCCGAGCTGTACGACCTTCAGCACTCCGCCGAGCACAAGGACACCCTGACCTACACCTCCCCCACCTCCGGCGAGCCGGTCGGCACCTCGTTCCTTACCCCGAAGACGCCGGAAGACCTGGTCAAGCGGCGCAAGGCGTTCAAGGTGTGGGCCGACTACAGCAACGGCATGCTCGGCCGCACCGGCGACTACATGAACAGCTCCCTGATGGCGCTGGCCTCCGCCGCCGACTGGTTCGCCCAGGCCAACCCCGCCTTCGGCGAGAACATCCGCCGCTACTACGAGAAGGTCCGTGAAGAGGACCTGCTGTGCACGCACACCCTGATCCCGCCGCAGGTCAACCGTGCGATGGCCGGCACCCAGCAGGCCGGCGGCAAGCTGGCCGCGCGGATCGTGAAGGAGGACGACAACGGGGTCGTCATCCGCGGCGCGCGGATGCTCGCCACCATCGCCCCGTTCGCCGACGAGATGCTCGTCTTCCCCTCCACCGTGCTGCGCGGCACCCCCGAGGACAAGCCGTACTCGTACGCCTTCGCCATCCCCAACGACACGCCCGGCCTGCGCTACATCGCCCGCGAACCGCTCGACTACGACCGCCCCCGCCACGACCACCCGCTCTCCTCCCGCTTCGAGGAGTCGGACTGCGTGGTCGTCTTCGACGACGTGCACGTCCCCTTCGAGCGCTGTTTCGCGCTCGGCGACGCCGAGTTGTGCAACGGCTTCTACTCCCAGACGTCGTCCGTGGTGCACATGACGCACCAGGTCGTCACCCGGACGTCCGCCAAGACCGAGTACATCCTGGGTCTGGTGTCCCTGCTGACCGAGGCCATCGGCATCGAGCAGTTCCAGCACGTCCAGGAGGACATCGCCGAGATCATCACCACGCTGGAGATGCTGCGCGCCTTCCTGCGCGCCGCCGAGGCCGACGCCGAGATCAACGAGTACGGCGTCCTCACCCCGGCCTTCGCCCCGCTGAACGCGGCCCGCAATCTCTACCCCAAGCTCTACCAGCGCTTCCCGCAGATCCTGCGCAAGCTCGGCGCCTCCGGCCTGATGGCCACGCCGACCGAGCTCGACATCAACGGCCCGGCCGCCGCCGACATCGAGGCCTACCTGCAGTCCGCGACCCTGACCGGCCCGGAGCGCGTGAAGCTGTTCCGGCTGGTGTGGGACACCTGCATCTCCGCCTTCT